The following proteins are co-located in the uncultured Draconibacterium sp. genome:
- a CDS encoding RagB/SusD family nutrient uptake outer membrane protein — MKKYILNIVLLISILSCTEGLEPEIYGSLTPLNFPQTESDYELYMLDVYKPFTSKWSFSDGGISHPLFWGYDKSDVMLNDSPTDLMAVSGHQSNFKELSNANFAVLKFEGTSSHIEKIRFITKITQIIDNLNEAATISEGAKNQFIAEARAARGILMYHLLTLYGPVPVILDASEIGTEVEKDLTRPERSTYVGYIVEDLNFAANNLEKSPAEYGRFNKGLALTYLMRTYLNEKDWANAEGIGREIQGMGYSLVTDYRSLFVPETERNTETIYAISTDVSANGSGALGNMNAYTWYEYPSDFPGINQQGGWLSPNGFWPANWKFYDSFDPLDKRRELLIPEYIAINSRGGVPAGGIRDRSNMSGPVFMKYPDVESSSFAHGNDIPLARFADVMLMLAEAINNQDGPTSEAISLVNEVRTKHGGIDNLSASATASKEAFNDAILQERAWDLYFEGYRRVDLIRFGKWEEALQSVGKPVGPALFPIPEYKIAQSNGTLSQTTGY; from the coding sequence ATGAAAAAGTATATATTAAATATTGTTTTGCTGATTTCAATCCTGAGTTGTACGGAAGGTTTGGAACCGGAAATATATGGAAGTTTAACCCCTTTAAACTTTCCACAAACAGAATCTGACTATGAACTTTATATGCTTGATGTGTATAAACCATTTACTTCAAAATGGAGCTTTTCCGATGGAGGAATATCACACCCTTTATTCTGGGGATACGACAAGAGTGATGTTATGCTGAATGATTCTCCAACTGACTTAATGGCTGTTTCGGGGCATCAAAGCAATTTCAAAGAACTTAGTAATGCGAATTTTGCGGTCCTAAAATTTGAAGGAACAAGTAGTCATATCGAAAAAATAAGGTTCATAACTAAGATCACTCAAATAATTGATAATCTTAATGAGGCCGCTACTATAAGTGAAGGGGCAAAAAATCAGTTTATAGCAGAAGCTAGGGCTGCCAGAGGAATATTGATGTATCATTTGTTGACCTTGTATGGGCCTGTTCCTGTTATTTTGGATGCTTCTGAAATTGGTACTGAGGTAGAGAAAGATCTTACCAGACCTGAACGAAGTACATATGTTGGTTATATTGTAGAAGACCTAAATTTTGCTGCCAACAATTTGGAGAAATCGCCTGCTGAATACGGAAGATTTAATAAAGGGCTTGCATTGACTTATTTGATGCGTACTTATTTAAATGAAAAGGATTGGGCAAATGCCGAAGGGATTGGACGAGAAATCCAGGGAATGGGTTATAGTCTGGTAACTGATTATCGGAGCTTATTTGTTCCTGAAACGGAACGAAACACAGAAACAATATATGCCATATCTACTGATGTTTCAGCAAACGGAAGCGGAGCATTAGGAAATATGAATGCATATACTTGGTATGAGTATCCCTCTGATTTTCCAGGCATTAATCAACAAGGAGGATGGCTTTCACCAAATGGTTTTTGGCCCGCAAATTGGAAATTTTATGATTCTTTCGATCCATTGGATAAAAGAAGAGAGTTACTTATCCCAGAATATATTGCCATAAATAGTCGTGGAGGTGTTCCTGCAGGTGGGATTCGTGATCGTTCAAATATGAGTGGTCCCGTTTTTATGAAATATCCAGATGTTGAAAGCTCATCTTTTGCGCATGGAAACGATATCCCGTTGGCTCGTTTTGCAGATGTCATGCTGATGTTGGCCGAAGCAATTAACAACCAGGATGGGCCAACCTCGGAAGCAATTTCCTTAGTCAACGAGGTTCGTACTAAACATGGTGGAATAGATAATTTATCTGCTTCTGCAACTGCATCAAAGGAAGCATTTAACGATGCAATTCTTCAGGAAAGGGCTTGGGACTTATATTTTGAAGGCTACCGAAGAGTTGACTTGATTCGTTTTGGTAAATGGGAAGAGGCATTACAATCAGTTGGGAAACCTGTTGGACCTGCACTATTCCCAATTCCAGAATATAAAATTGCACAAAGCAATGGTACACTGAGTCAGACAACTGGCTATTAA
- a CDS encoding serine hydrolase, with protein MKTTLSMLFAILLFASCANNESSKEESKKMKAKQSEQISELQSVAALKDGIAPEIVLEYRREYRSKDFLVNGNLGTYSFINTPEFYQTATVNRGAGQVAMLEKELDATLLNTQTDTDLGEMTLGDLITNEDARMQGVLVIHNGKIVLEEYPGMRELDKHSWFSASKQLVGLTTHILAEEGVIDLEQTVNHYLPEYDSDDWKRIKVKHLLHHMAGMDYVETNANFMDPEHALSQVTKYALASRYEDGGVSAFDLLKDVKSYIEPGVKYDYASPNTQILGFIIERVSGEKYEDVISERIWTRVGMESDGHYALSAQGEPLSAGLFASRLRDFGRFALLYTPSWNTVADEQIVSDTYWEKVYDNSYADALKRGVETDKSKYFKDGQSHATYQWDLVFDDGDLFKAGRYGQGIYVSPETNTVVVYFSSVYMNEVYFPGFARQLLQQNYR; from the coding sequence ATGAAAACGACATTAAGTATGCTATTTGCAATTCTGCTATTTGCAAGTTGCGCAAACAATGAAAGCTCGAAGGAAGAGAGTAAAAAAATGAAAGCTAAGCAGTCGGAACAAATATCGGAATTACAATCTGTGGCAGCACTAAAAGATGGCATTGCGCCGGAGATAGTTCTTGAATACCGACGGGAATACCGCAGCAAAGATTTTCTGGTAAATGGGAATTTAGGAACCTACAGTTTTATAAATACGCCCGAGTTTTATCAAACAGCTACCGTTAATCGTGGTGCCGGCCAGGTGGCAATGCTGGAAAAGGAGCTTGATGCCACTTTGTTAAATACCCAAACCGATACTGATCTTGGGGAAATGACATTAGGCGATCTTATTACCAACGAAGATGCCCGCATGCAGGGAGTGTTGGTGATCCACAATGGTAAAATTGTGTTGGAAGAATATCCCGGAATGCGCGAGCTGGACAAACACAGTTGGTTTTCAGCATCGAAACAGCTGGTGGGATTAACCACGCACATTTTAGCAGAAGAAGGAGTAATAGATCTGGAGCAAACGGTAAATCACTACCTGCCCGAATACGACAGCGACGATTGGAAAAGAATAAAAGTGAAGCACCTTTTACATCACATGGCAGGTATGGATTACGTAGAAACCAATGCAAACTTTATGGACCCGGAACATGCTTTGTCGCAGGTTACCAAATACGCGCTTGCTTCGCGTTACGAAGACGGCGGAGTATCGGCTTTTGACCTGCTAAAGGATGTAAAAAGCTACATTGAGCCGGGTGTTAAATACGACTACGCATCGCCAAACACGCAGATATTAGGGTTTATTATCGAGCGGGTTAGCGGTGAAAAATACGAAGATGTAATAAGCGAACGTATTTGGACCCGGGTAGGTATGGAAAGCGATGGTCATTATGCATTATCGGCACAGGGCGAACCCTTGTCGGCCGGTTTGTTTGCATCGCGCCTCCGCGATTTTGGCCGCTTTGCACTATTGTACACCCCCAGCTGGAATACAGTAGCCGATGAGCAAATTGTGAGCGACACTTATTGGGAAAAGGTGTACGACAACAGCTATGCCGATGCCCTGAAACGTGGCGTTGAAACCGACAAGTCGAAATATTTTAAAGACGGACAGTCGCATGCAACCTACCAGTGGGATTTGGTATTCGACGATGGCGACCTTTTTAAAGCAGGCCGCTACGGACAGGGAATTTATGTATCACCCGAAACCAATACGGTGGTGGTGTATTTCTCTAGTGTGTACATGAACGAAGTATATTTCCCGGGATTTGCCCGTCAGCTGTTACAACAAAACTACAGGTAA
- a CDS encoding amidohydrolase family protein has translation MKNRKKRFIVYLFSALMALSVISCTEQQEKELKIYHGGTILTVDSDFLEVEAIVFKDNKILATGDFEAMKKNYGKNSALVNLEGKTMLPGFIDPHAHVLSFAPVRFLTENIGVTNFATTEEALAHLKKVASERPKGEWILGSGWDPSIQDGISELTFKELNAVSTDHPVFVLNTSGHLAYVNEKTYEAAGITQDVVNPPGAEYSRDENGKLNGVIKNNVAYLPVWLANPAAATLDMTEALISLLNEFNQYGVTTTSEFALGAATQSHTEADLLFAATERDDFSARVMAYPMYTISEQWDKAGTKMYDGNDLAKIVGFKFIADGSNQGYTGLQREPYFDPEHAGEHGIAYMSVDQLKEMTEYRAGQGWHMSLHGNGDAAIDNILDVMEYLKSKGYDLSKIRPRIEHCSILHDDQIERMKELDVSASFLIGHVHYWGTVMRDKVFGPEKAMLLDRAASVEKAGVSYTLQSDFSVTEPDMLRMIQTAVERKTFKEPDYILNPDERVSVESAIRAVTIEAAWQMMSEDIIGSLEAGKYADFVILENDPRKVDESEISEIKVLETWMNGKQVYSAE, from the coding sequence ATGAAAAATCGAAAAAAAAGATTTATAGTGTATTTGTTCAGCGCACTTATGGCATTAAGTGTAATAAGCTGCACAGAACAACAGGAGAAAGAGCTTAAAATTTATCATGGAGGAACAATTCTAACGGTCGACAGCGACTTTTTGGAAGTGGAAGCCATTGTTTTTAAAGACAATAAAATTCTGGCAACCGGCGATTTCGAGGCCATGAAAAAGAACTACGGAAAAAATTCAGCGCTTGTTAACCTTGAAGGCAAAACAATGCTTCCGGGATTTATCGATCCGCACGCTCACGTATTGTCATTCGCGCCGGTACGTTTTCTAACCGAAAACATTGGCGTAACCAACTTTGCCACCACCGAAGAGGCTTTGGCTCACTTGAAGAAAGTGGCATCGGAGCGCCCAAAAGGCGAATGGATACTAGGCAGTGGATGGGATCCTTCCATTCAGGACGGGATTTCTGAATTAACCTTTAAAGAACTGAATGCGGTTTCAACCGACCATCCTGTTTTTGTACTGAATACCTCGGGGCATTTGGCTTATGTAAACGAAAAAACCTACGAGGCAGCAGGTATTACTCAAGATGTGGTAAACCCTCCGGGAGCCGAATATTCGCGGGACGAGAACGGCAAATTAAACGGTGTAATTAAAAACAATGTGGCCTATTTGCCGGTATGGCTGGCAAATCCGGCGGCTGCAACACTTGATATGACCGAAGCTTTAATCTCGCTGTTGAATGAGTTTAACCAATACGGTGTTACCACTACCAGCGAATTTGCCCTGGGAGCAGCAACACAAAGTCATACCGAAGCCGATTTATTATTTGCGGCCACCGAAAGAGACGATTTTTCGGCGCGTGTTATGGCCTATCCCATGTATACCATAAGCGAACAGTGGGACAAGGCAGGAACAAAGATGTACGACGGCAACGACCTGGCAAAAATTGTAGGATTTAAATTTATTGCCGACGGTTCGAACCAGGGATATACCGGGCTTCAGCGCGAACCTTATTTCGATCCGGAGCACGCCGGAGAACACGGTATTGCCTACATGTCGGTGGACCAACTAAAGGAAATGACAGAATACAGAGCCGGGCAAGGCTGGCACATGTCGTTGCACGGCAATGGTGATGCGGCCATCGATAATATCTTAGATGTAATGGAGTATCTGAAAAGCAAAGGCTATGATCTTTCTAAAATCAGGCCCCGCATTGAGCACTGTTCCATTCTGCACGACGATCAGATTGAGCGAATGAAAGAGTTGGATGTTTCGGCAAGTTTCCTTATTGGCCATGTTCACTACTGGGGAACTGTAATGCGCGATAAAGTATTCGGACCTGAAAAGGCGATGTTGCTAGACCGTGCCGCAAGTGTTGAAAAAGCGGGTGTTTCGTATACCTTGCAATCAGACTTTTCAGTTACCGAGCCCGATATGTTACGCATGATACAAACAGCTGTTGAGCGTAAAACATTCAAAGAACCGGACTATATTCTGAATCCCGACGAGCGAGTATCGGTTGAATCAGCTATTCGTGCCGTTACCATTGAAGCAGCCTGGCAAATGATGAGCGAAGACATAATCGGTAGTCTGGAAGCCGGAAAATATGCCGACTTTGTAATTCTGGAAAACGATCCGCGAAAAGTAGATGAGTCAGAAATTTCGGAAATAAAAGTATTGGAAACCTGGATGAATGGCAAACAGGTTTATTCAGCAGAATAA
- a CDS encoding FecR family protein, whose product MENFEDIVKLVTGNLPREEKKKVIEEINAQKRDKEIFKKVKISWAFLSSTKKMNDYEIENAFLKIQNKITGKKRRLYPILNPVFKYAAIIVFLISLTTIYYTNKQQFNRTDNPKELLYTSFITENGQRSKVVLPDSSIVWLNSGTTLSYPSNFSEQNREVSLNGQAFFQVYHKENNPFSVQANDLIVKVLGTKFDVDAYPENDKIAVVLESGKVELAHENIESFSYTMQPGEKAMFNIADKALTLNFADPTIYSSWKDGKLIFRNESMKNVVEKLKRWYNVDIEVANEEVYGSIFSGTIQNESYEEIFRYIEIVCDVDCKLIHNYEEEAKPEIIISKK is encoded by the coding sequence ATGGAAAATTTTGAAGACATAGTAAAACTGGTTACAGGAAATTTGCCTCGTGAGGAAAAGAAAAAGGTTATTGAAGAAATCAATGCTCAAAAAAGAGACAAGGAAATATTCAAAAAAGTGAAAATTTCCTGGGCATTCCTCTCTTCAACAAAAAAAATGAATGATTATGAAATTGAAAATGCATTTCTGAAAATTCAAAATAAAATTACAGGAAAAAAAAGAAGACTGTATCCAATCCTTAATCCAGTCTTTAAATATGCAGCCATCATCGTTTTTCTAATCAGCCTCACTACCATTTATTATACAAACAAACAGCAATTTAACCGTACCGACAATCCGAAGGAGTTATTATATACTTCTTTTATAACAGAAAATGGGCAACGATCTAAGGTCGTTTTACCCGATAGTTCAATAGTTTGGTTAAATTCAGGTACAACACTTTCTTATCCCAGCAACTTTTCTGAACAAAATAGAGAAGTTTCCCTTAACGGTCAAGCTTTTTTTCAGGTTTACCACAAAGAAAATAACCCTTTTTCAGTACAAGCGAATGACCTTATCGTAAAAGTACTTGGTACAAAATTCGATGTAGATGCATATCCTGAAAACGATAAGATTGCTGTTGTGCTTGAATCGGGTAAAGTGGAACTGGCGCATGAAAACATCGAGTCTTTTAGTTACACCATGCAGCCCGGAGAAAAAGCTATGTTTAACATAGCCGATAAAGCATTGACACTGAATTTTGCCGATCCTACCATCTACTCATCGTGGAAAGATGGGAAACTTATCTTCCGCAATGAATCAATGAAAAATGTAGTTGAAAAACTAAAACGGTGGTATAACGTCGATATTGAGGTTGCCAATGAAGAAGTGTATGGCTCTATTTTCTCAGGAACAATTCAAAACGAAAGTTACGAAGAGATTTTCAGGTATATAGAAATCGTTTGCGATGTTGATTGTAAACTAATACACAACTACGAAGAAGAAGCTAAACCCGAAATAATCATTTCAAAAAAATAA
- a CDS encoding SusC/RagA family TonB-linked outer membrane protein, whose product MKKNHYELISGVCKIWKSKFFRKMRIVALLILISITQTFALDAYAQNKRLNIDVKNETILNILGKIEDQSEFYFMYDASRIDVDQRKSVNYENQRITNILDQLFENTGIIYSIKDRQILLTTAEKYDADQQKSISGIVTDESGLPLPGVTVFFKGTTNGTITNNEGRYTISNIPEDAILMFSFVGMKTREIAVGTNTTIDVIMAQDAIGIDEVVAIGYGTESRKNITTSVSSVDPDDLPKSANNSVAQLLFGRASGLKVRQTSAEPGGNINLSIRGRGNPLIVIDGVQMPSSGLEAGNSNVANELNNVRRGGFAGLSPDDIESIEVLKDASAAIYGVNAADGVILITTKKGKAGKMNISYNGSRSSVQNMKYFEPLSPHDYMTNYNQFTMDRFLGDNSMAPFGSNTPDLSGYQGTYSPFTEQQIANAGVGTNWLDLVLQNGSVDNHSLSISGGTEKMTYYMSGSFFNQEGTVKKSGMQRYTGKVNLSFKLNNFLTLNTSLDGSRVSYNNPQSGWSTGGAGAQSFAAVQAAVAYPTMLPVYDEDGNYSRFANIGNPVSLLEIKDDTYFTSLLANVSLDVEIIPNVLTGKLSYGNTYETSTRDFFVPVTTFYFEQNTARGSWNEAKRQWQTMEATLSFKKSVLDDKLTINAVAGIGQYPKKSYGFGAAGAGMLDAINTANLGAATTQKTISSYKAASKTRSYFARSSFNLLDRYILQLGYRYDGFNGFFPENKYASFPSASLGWKLSNESFLQNIDQIDLIKLRGSVGQTGTIPSSFVGSAYAAFVPDNNAITFNDGTASYIPYTLSNIDRPDLKWPKTIMKNIGVDFSLFKEKVSGSIDWFQDDITNLITYASTEPLNFLATQPINGGHQVRKGWEIELNTVNFRTSQFQWSSNINLSHLRYDWKERFPNYVESTFDGIAYTSATDPVSSIYVFKTNGILQVGETAPSYQPEKAQIPGSPIFVDVNDDNKIDANDIERYDASPDFSIGFGNTFQYKNIDLTVFFYGQVGGYGTNYLLNWASPLKMVLRSLPGIKEVDNVWSSANPNGKYPGVNYNEASLSLPVGTDVQIQKTDFIRCRNITLGYNFKNLKRYVNNLRVYLDVQNAFIITNFEIADPEVDSRGNSSHLAAPYPMARTFSLGVNVNF is encoded by the coding sequence ATGAAAAAAAATCATTATGAATTGATTTCCGGAGTATGTAAAATCTGGAAATCCAAATTTTTTAGAAAAATGAGGATTGTCGCATTATTAATTTTGATTTCAATTACCCAAACCTTTGCGCTCGATGCTTATGCGCAAAACAAACGGTTAAATATTGATGTTAAAAACGAAACAATCTTAAACATTTTGGGAAAAATAGAAGATCAATCCGAATTCTATTTTATGTACGATGCTTCAAGAATCGATGTCGACCAGCGTAAAAGCGTCAATTACGAAAACCAGCGCATAACAAATATCCTTGATCAACTTTTCGAAAATACAGGGATAATATACAGTATTAAAGATCGTCAGATATTGCTTACGACCGCTGAGAAATATGACGCAGATCAACAAAAATCCATATCAGGGATTGTAACTGATGAATCAGGTCTGCCGCTTCCGGGGGTTACCGTTTTTTTTAAAGGGACCACTAACGGAACCATTACAAACAATGAAGGAAGGTATACTATTTCCAACATTCCGGAAGATGCGATCCTAATGTTTTCGTTTGTTGGAATGAAAACACGTGAAATTGCCGTTGGAACTAATACGACTATTGATGTAATTATGGCACAGGATGCTATCGGCATTGATGAAGTTGTAGCTATTGGTTATGGTACAGAATCCAGAAAAAATATTACGACTTCTGTTTCAAGTGTTGATCCAGACGATCTTCCTAAGTCGGCGAATAATTCAGTCGCTCAATTACTATTTGGAAGAGCTTCTGGGTTAAAGGTGCGACAAACAAGTGCAGAACCGGGCGGTAATATTAATCTCTCCATTAGGGGGCGTGGAAATCCTCTGATTGTTATTGATGGTGTTCAGATGCCTTCGTCTGGATTGGAAGCAGGCAATAGTAATGTTGCAAATGAATTGAACAATGTGCGTAGAGGTGGATTTGCAGGACTTAGCCCCGATGATATTGAATCTATTGAAGTGCTGAAAGATGCAAGTGCTGCAATATATGGAGTAAATGCTGCTGATGGGGTTATATTGATCACTACGAAAAAAGGGAAGGCTGGAAAAATGAATATTAGTTATAATGGAAGCCGATCCTCTGTTCAGAATATGAAATATTTCGAACCTCTAAGTCCACATGATTACATGACTAATTATAACCAGTTTACTATGGATCGATTTCTAGGGGATAATTCAATGGCGCCTTTTGGCTCTAATACTCCTGATCTATCTGGCTATCAAGGGACATATAGCCCTTTTACCGAGCAGCAAATTGCAAACGCAGGTGTGGGTACAAATTGGTTAGATTTGGTTTTACAAAATGGGTCAGTCGATAATCATTCACTTAGTATTAGCGGTGGAACAGAAAAAATGACCTACTATATGTCAGGAAGTTTCTTTAACCAGGAAGGAACTGTAAAGAAATCCGGAATGCAAAGGTATACAGGAAAAGTTAATCTATCCTTTAAACTAAATAATTTCCTTACTTTAAATACAAGTTTAGATGGATCACGTGTTAGCTACAATAACCCTCAATCTGGATGGTCAACAGGTGGAGCTGGCGCCCAATCCTTTGCTGCCGTTCAAGCTGCAGTGGCATATCCAACAATGTTGCCTGTGTATGATGAAGATGGTAATTATAGTCGTTTTGCCAACATTGGTAATCCTGTATCACTTTTAGAAATCAAAGATGACACCTATTTTACTTCATTATTGGCAAACGTATCATTAGATGTGGAAATTATTCCTAACGTATTAACAGGAAAACTTTCGTATGGTAATACTTATGAAACATCAACAAGAGATTTTTTTGTTCCTGTGACCACTTTCTATTTTGAACAGAATACTGCGAGAGGATCATGGAATGAAGCCAAAAGACAGTGGCAAACGATGGAGGCCACATTGTCATTTAAAAAGTCCGTTCTTGATGATAAACTTACTATAAATGCTGTTGCCGGTATTGGGCAATACCCCAAAAAATCATATGGATTTGGAGCTGCTGGTGCTGGAATGCTAGATGCCATCAATACAGCCAATTTGGGGGCTGCAACTACTCAAAAAACAATATCTTCTTATAAAGCAGCATCAAAAACTCGTTCTTATTTTGCTAGAAGTTCATTCAATTTGTTAGATCGGTATATTTTGCAATTGGGATATCGCTACGATGGTTTCAATGGCTTTTTCCCGGAAAATAAATATGCATCTTTCCCTTCAGCTTCATTAGGATGGAAACTTTCAAATGAATCATTCTTGCAAAATATTGATCAGATTGATTTGATTAAATTACGTGGTAGTGTTGGTCAAACGGGAACTATACCTTCGTCTTTTGTTGGTAGTGCTTACGCTGCGTTTGTTCCTGATAACAATGCAATTACTTTCAATGATGGGACAGCTTCGTATATACCCTATACCCTTAGTAATATTGATCGCCCTGATTTAAAGTGGCCTAAAACAATTATGAAGAATATTGGTGTGGACTTCAGTTTGTTTAAAGAAAAAGTTTCTGGTAGTATTGATTGGTTTCAGGATGATATAACTAATTTAATTACCTACGCCAGTACTGAACCTTTAAATTTTCTTGCGACACAGCCTATTAACGGCGGACATCAAGTGAGAAAAGGATGGGAAATTGAATTGAATACAGTAAACTTTAGAACGAGCCAGTTTCAATGGAGTAGCAATATTAATTTATCGCATTTAAGATATGATTGGAAAGAAAGATTTCCGAATTATGTCGAATCAACATTTGATGGTATAGCTTATACTAGTGCAACTGATCCTGTGAGTTCAATATATGTTTTTAAGACAAATGGGATTCTACAAGTTGGAGAAACAGCTCCAAGCTATCAACCAGAAAAAGCACAGATTCCTGGCTCCCCAATTTTTGTGGATGTTAATGATGATAATAAGATTGACGCAAATGACATAGAACGTTATGATGCATCACCTGATTTTTCAATAGGTTTTGGTAATACCTTTCAATACAAAAATATAGATTTAACTGTTTTCTTCTATGGCCAAGTTGGTGGTTATGGAACCAATTACTTGTTGAATTGGGCAAGTCCTTTAAAAATGGTTTTAAGAAGTTTACCAGGGATCAAAGAAGTAGATAACGTTTGGTCATCTGCCAATCCAAATGGAAAATATCCGGGGGTCAATTATAACGAAGCTTCTCTTTCATTACCTGTAGGAACCGATGTCCAAATCCAGAAAACCGATTTTATAAGATGTCGAAATATTACATTAGGGTATAATTTTAAGAATCTGAAAAGGTATGTTAATAACTTGAGAGTTTATCTGGATGTGCAAAACGCTTTCATAATTACAAATTTTGAAATAGCGGATCCTGAGGTTGATTCTCGAGGAAATTCAAGCCATTTAGCTGCACCATATCCTATGGCCAGAACATTCTCTCTTGGTGTCAACGTTAATTTCTAA
- a CDS encoding helix-turn-helix transcriptional regulator: MNRIKEILKKQGRSQIWLAEQIGKSYVVVTNYCNNKSQPSIPTLKKIAKVLDVDIRELLEPTKNN, encoded by the coding sequence GTGAACAGAATAAAGGAGATACTAAAAAAACAGGGGCGAAGCCAGATTTGGCTGGCAGAGCAGATTGGCAAGAGTTATGTTGTGGTTACCAATTACTGCAATAACAAATCGCAACCCTCTATTCCAACATTAAAAAAAATTGCTAAAGTTTTGGATGTAGATATCCGGGAGTTATTGGAACCTACAAAAAACAACTAA
- a CDS encoding RNA polymerase sigma-70 factor has product MNKNEQQLFERLRNDDEAAFKVIYNEYYSKLYYFVLEFIPLKDTAENVVQDTFVTLWNKRNELKDNSNLTSYLFTVAKNNALKKLRDKKYSQKLFSNAVDVSELNLNVEALSTIDTSLYAFMDIDQIIQETLTGLPPQCRKVFELSRFREMKNREIAEELNISIKTVEGHISKGIKTFKVALKDYLPLVAYLFVV; this is encoded by the coding sequence ATGAACAAAAACGAACAACAACTTTTTGAACGCTTAAGAAATGACGATGAGGCTGCCTTCAAAGTTATTTACAACGAATATTATTCAAAGTTGTATTATTTCGTTTTAGAGTTTATCCCTTTAAAAGATACTGCCGAAAATGTTGTTCAGGATACTTTTGTTACCTTGTGGAACAAACGCAACGAATTAAAAGACAATTCAAATCTTACTTCATACCTTTTTACTGTAGCTAAAAACAATGCCTTAAAAAAGTTACGCGATAAAAAGTACAGCCAAAAGCTGTTTTCAAATGCAGTGGATGTCAGTGAGTTGAATTTAAATGTAGAAGCATTGTCAACTATTGATACTTCTTTATACGCATTCATGGATATTGACCAAATCATACAAGAAACTTTAACCGGTTTGCCTCCCCAATGCCGAAAAGTATTTGAACTCAGCAGGTTCCGGGAAATGAAAAACCGTGAAATTGCCGAAGAACTAAATATTTCTATAAAAACAGTAGAAGGACATATTTCAAAAGGAATTAAAACATTTAAAGTTGCCTTGAAAGATTATTTACCCTTAGTAGCCTATTTGTTTGTTGTTTGA